CTTAGAAGACAACCCAAGccaataaaatcaaagatttgAGGAAAATACACCACCCCTATTGTGTCCAAATATTGACATGTAAGGAGCCCGTTGTATTTATTGACATGAAAATCGAACAAGTCATGCGTATTTTTAACGTGGACGTCCAACCAAGTCATGTTAGAATGAATATGATTTGAAGGATTTTGGTTtcaaaaaaattagatattgaTATTGAGTTAATGTGTTAAATGTTTacagataattaaaaataaaccttAAATCTGTACAAGGTAACTAAATACATGAAAAGGCGTGTTCTCTcttcaataaatatataatttgtcGAAAACTTTGCCCGAACATTCTTAAAAGCATCGCTGGTATCTGATATAAAGGTGACCAAATTTGTGCAATTTAAATAGGAAAAGAATTTaatgtgtgaattttgcacgaATTCATtgtgatttaaaataatatctttCACAAGCAGCTTTTCTTTgatttgtgtgtgtgtatggGGGGTGGGGTACCTAAAGTCACGCAAAGAAGAGTTCCGAAACGCCTCTTTTCAAAGTCCTCAGTACTATAAAAATTCTTCACCACGAAGACTGTActctaagcgaaaaatttggacaataatttgattggctaaatAACTGGGTTATGTTCTAATTTcgttaaaacaaattttaacttcaaccttcttttaaatttcatcaaaagtTTGATTTTCCAAAGACTTAAGAAGAGTATAACATCAAGATactatgtatatgtatttgtttCAGAAGATAACTCAAACCATGGCTTATCTACATCACACCGTAAACCTGACGGTATACATACTAGAACAGTTTCATTTTCCAGGGAACTCGAGGGTGAAAATGAACAGTTGATAAGTGTACGAGCTGAAGCCGATCAAACAGATGGAGGCAAGCCAACAGAAGAACTGATCAAAGCTGGAGCTGATACATATCCATCGAACAATACTGAAACACCGCTGACAGCTGCATGTTTAAAGGGACAGTTTAACGAGGttgaaaaattgattgaaatggGGGCTAATGTCAATCAAAAGGATAGCGAAAAAACACCATTAACAACTGCATGTTATTTGGGACAGTTGGATTTAGTTGCGAAACTTATCGAAAACGGAGCTGATACCAATAAAAGAGATGGAAATGAAACACCACTGACAGCTGCATGTTATATGGGGCATTTAAGCGTAGTTGAAAAATTGATAGAACATGGGGCTAACGTCAATCAAAGAGACAAAACAGGTACACCTCTTGAGAGTGCTTATGGGCGATTTGAGTGTAGTTCGTGCGTTGATAAATGCAAAGGCTGAAACGCCAAAAATATATGAACATGATAGGGACTTTTGGAATTTGGTTGGGTGAAAAGACACAAATCGGCTTGAAAGCCAAACAATAACCGTAATTAAGAAAGTTAAACAAGATggtgttttgtttaaaattattcagTTGTAATTACGCATccagtaaaataaatatacaataactttattgtaaaactgagtactgtaaattccttattttacgcaagtacttaattcccCAATTCAGTGATttaccatcaaatcgcgagtgtcgaaattttatcatagttttatGTAGTTTACATCACTGtctcaaaattaaaagcgagattttagaattcgcgagacaggcttctcgcgattttacgcggatattaattccaaGCGTTAAATttggaatttacagtatacaaCTAGATAACATCTTTACAACAGGTTGTTAAATGGTTATTAGATAGTTGTTGTACGATAATAATTACATCGTTGATGTTTATTTATAAGTTGgttgttttacatgttgttGTAGTATTgtaattttgttgttgtattgttcgcattttgtttttgtaaagtGATAATTTAGTTGCTGTATGGTTATAACTTAGTTGTTGATTGTTGTAAAGTAATGAATTTAGTATAGCTGTTGTATTGTTAAAGGTGGTTTGTTGTATTGTTACTGTATGATATAGTTGTTGCATAGATGTAATTAATTTAGTTGTCGTATGGTTTGAATTCATATAATGTGTTGTTGGGTGTTACAACTGAGCTGTTGTATAGTTTTGTCTTAGTTGCTTTACTCAGGCATActgttaaagaaaaaagatgGATAGATAAGAGCACAGTTgctatatataatttaaattgaaaaaactCATACTATTATGAAGatatcaactttttaaaattacgaTAGATGAAcgtaaaatcaactttaaaagataaaaagagaATTATAGGATAATTGTCTGGATATTAGTATCAAATATCATACGCTACAGTTGAATACCCAAAAGATTACATGTAGCAAACCAGTTGTATAATATTGTCAATTATTTTTGTGTTCTTAGAGATGAtcattactttaatttttcccctaaatgatgttttaaaaattatcaacataTAGTGGGATACTATGCTATAGTCTTCTCCTTTCTTGAAGGCATTTGTTGCTTAGTATGTTATAACGAAAAAGcttcattttcattatttattcaaaataatggtTTCTTTAAAGTCATTATTGAGTATACTCTTTAtatcatacacatgtatatgggTTCTTGTTTTATTCCTAAAAATCTCATGTAGCATTTattagcatttttaattttttttttcagtttatttcaATGAGTTGTATGTTTCCTCATTAtgagacatatatatatatatatatatatatatatatatatatatatatatatatatatatatatatatatatatatatatatagggagATGCTGGGCTTcattgaaaacaacaaaacaaaatacgatcaatgcaatttttaattaggtatgtgttatattttatgatatttataaatggCATCATGATTTTATGATGACAATATCTTTTTCTAGTCTCTTTTACCCTCCTGgtgatgtatatattttactttttgtcatttactttgtaaataaatgactatttaaaatttgatactttttgttgctGTCTTACTTATCAATACACCACAAGATATGGTCTGAGAAAAGACAAATATATGACTAAATTATCATAGCAGGGTCAATGGGTCCCTGACTAAGTTACAACTATGTACATTTTAccaatcaaacaaaatataatagtAAATCATCTCATAGGATTATGTGACAATATAAGcttggtaaaatatttttcaaaaatgattaaGAAGTgtaatctgaaaaataaatatgcatttgGAAAAGTAAAGAGAATATTCAAAGCacactttcaaataaaacatatttagcattaaaaaaatagtgcctgtttgggagggtaacagttgaaatggACACCCCTAAAGAAAACCATTTTCAACCAAATCAAAGCAGACTAATCCATGCAGTAGTAAAGAAGTCTATGGGGTGGATTGTGTCTacagatggatggacagacagacagggtgATTCCAATATACACCCCTAAACTTTGTTtggggggggaggagggggggggataAAGAATGTGCTTGCAACTAAACAGAGAGACTTGTGCAAGCATGGTATTTACATGCACATATATTACTGTACACCATTCATGattcatactttttttaaaatggataCATGAAAACAATTTATGTTAAACCTTGAATTGCCCAGGAGGCCTCAATTAATGATGATTTTTCAGAAGACTGCATGTGTGTTTTAAAGCCAATTTGATGTAAAGGGATGATCTATATTgcaacttttaaaattaaaaaaaaatcaaattatactTTACATAACTGTTGGACATTTTTGGTCATCtatgaatgatatttttaaaaaccagtAAATCATGTTAATAGCTTTAAAGAAAGGATGTGCATATTATTTCGACTATAAACTGCTCTAAAATATTGGCATAGTATTAAGCCATCATAATAATATAACCATGTTAACATGATAttcgtaaaaaaatatttttttgcatcTCTCGTACCACACTGAAGAACAGGTAGAAAAAGAACATGCAATACAATGAAAATACTGCTTAAGAAGCCAACAAATCAATTTGATAACCCTTTGTACAAAAGTTTTCCAAATCATATATTGTAACCTAGGCCAAAAAATGccatttgtaaacattaatgtTCTCTTTGCTTTTTTTCAGCTTTTTTCCCTTTCTTTCTCATTTTTGTCAATACATCACTATGGTaatcaaaatcataaataaaatttaaggcATTTCCACATTTCATTTtcctaaagtcttttaatctGTTTTTAGCATGACTATGAAAGTTCGATCTATTCAATTCGTATATATCTGCAAGGTCtttaaatgtgaaaaatgtGAAGTTCAGAAACATCCAGATCTGGACAATGGATGGAATATGGAGACCATTAAATCCCCAAATTGGAATTCGATCCACACTCTGAAACAACACATCATTTTTTGGATCATAGAAAAGTGCAGTCACATGATCCAGAGTGCAACTAATAGTTGGTATAAGCCAACCAGATAATGCTGGTGTCTTATTGACTTGGGTGAAGGCGTTTGTTATAGTTTGTGCAATAAGCTGGTCCATTGCTTTCATTGATTTGTCCTCTTTGTGCTGTGAAGTCATACTAAGGGTGTCTCCTTCTTCTGTGTCATTGTTTTCCATGCAGATTCTCTTTATTCTTGTTGGGCCTACCTCTTCTGCTGTAAAATCATCATCAAAAAAATCTGAAGGGTCGTCCTCCTCGCAATCATCCGGATAATCATCATGCTCGAAGTGTTTGGTTTCCTCTTTCGATGGGCATTCCAAGAGTGAAGCTGCTACATTCTGATTCAAAATAATATCTACATAACCATGCCAAGTCTCTGGTGAACCTGCAAagggtaaataaaaaaagtcaaTATCCCTACCTCTAAAAACAGaacaaacatatatttttagctAAAAGTTATCACTCTTTTAATTCCCTCCTCCTATTGGTCTTCAAGAAGAGAAGaatatgaaaatgtgaaaatgtaGCGATGTCTGCTCTACTCACATGAAGTCACAATGCCTAGACTAATCATGTGACCTTAATTGTAATGAATAAAGAGATAGTCGAATCTAACTATGCACGTTTCTAATGAATCTGACAGTAAAATTGTGTGAAATTGTGATCATGCTTTTGGCTTTGCCCGACACAGACAACCACACCGTAGaatataaatgttaaaacatGCATACTAAAGGgtaaaatatttgattcattCTTTTATCACGATGCATCCATTTggttaatcaaaatataattttcatcattatgaaacgtattatacctgtgtgtttttttaattcaaatgcaGAAGTAATTTTTTTGCATTCCATAAGTGCTGGTCATAGAGAGAAATGGACAAATGTAGGAGAGGACGCTTTATTCTTATGCAGTTGTTTGCTTCAACCACTCCATCATGCACCAGATTCACAAGTACCCATTACTTTGAAAGCACTCAGCTTTGATGGGCTTGGATGCAGACACAACTTTATTGCCAGATGTCCCCATTTGTCAGACTAAAGTGAATGCCTAAATGcactcaccccccccccccccccccccccatgcaaGGGTTTTCTTTGAACCTTGCTTAAAGGGCTGAAAAGGACAccatatatacacacacatgcACAGCAGCAATGCTATATCCTCTTCGTAACACgctgcgcgaggggataataaaTGTATCCATGAATATCAACACAGTTTTAATTAAAGCAGTTTACTTCACTTCAAAATATGGCACTGCGCCTTTGAAATAAACCAAAATGTCAATCTTCAAAGTTAAGACAtcaatgaagaatatgggttttgaaaaatgttgagAGAATtgtcaaatgtacatgtacatgtatgtgtcacATCTAAAGCAGGAAACTTATTATCAAAGAAGTTCACTTGAATCTTTACCTCAGGTAAAGTGTAAGGAATTACTAGCTGTCTGACCCCCTATGGTCTCCTGGGGcatgtttaatgaatataaatttacatttttatctaaGCAATCTAGAGAGCATTAGGTGTATATAATTGGGCAAGTAGTTTAaactgttaaaacatgtaatagtATTACATggctcaaaataaaatgcaatcaAACCTCATTATCTAAAACTCAATGGAACAGAGAAAAACCTTGAGATATATCCCAAGATTAAAGATATCGAGGTAATACTTAAACCACATTAAATCTGAGATCTGAGAAATCAAAGACTGACCtccaaatcactttgacatatccatggTATTCTAGATATTGGTGTTTGAGAGCTATACTGAAGTTCAACAATACCGGTATTTGTTTTacctcggactgaaatgtcaaaCTTTCATTACTTTAAACATGATACGCGACTACCAAATATCTCAATGTATGTCTTGTGAGAATAAATATTTGGCAATATGGCCAACACTTTGCTGAATGATAAATCATTgacatttcataaaatttaatacataaatgTGTTCCTTAAGTTCTTCAAATATTTAGCATAGTTGCCCTCTgaaattacttttaaatgaagaaaaaagtgagcaagctcacataTCACACCTTCAGCTATTACTTGACAATGATCCACATAATAAATGGCAAGGTGTGCATTAATACACAAATTATTTGATAACAGGCATAACTCACAAAACAATTTCTGCAAATATGCACATCTACTCCTTTGTCTTCAACAACTAAGTCATTTTAAGGTCAAAAGGgtcaaaatttccaaaaaaataatggaatcaGAATTTCCTTGTAACATGCAAATCTACACGTTGTGTCCTAAATGCCTTATACAAAGTTTCACGATATTCTGTACAGTGGTTTAAAAGGAGTTGCCCTTACAAGAAAAACTGGATTGATGGACTGACTGACTaactgactgactgactgagGGACCAGTCAAAAACATTAAACCCCTCGCAACTTTGCAagaggacagacagacagactgactgACGGACCAGTcaaattcaaaaacattataCCCCTTGCAACCAACGTGGGGTATAAtcagagtagttgccctttgaattgCTGTCACATTATCACATTATTGAGTCTGGAGCTGATTAAAATGGCAGCATCAAGATCTGCACTAATCACTGCAGAGGGAAGGGAGAAAATGATTAAATAGCaacaattgttaattaaattttattaagtgAACGAGAGTGCAGGGTATATTTTCAAAGACATTTTGAAAGGTAAGAATGAGATTTTGAAAATCTCAGCTGATAAGCAAGACCATTTTTACATGGAGTTTTGAAAATCATCACTTCTTGTGTAATAAATGTCTCACTTGATAGTCCttcagaaaacaaaacacttacaTGTATTAGGTCTGACTGACGacagaaatatattgggttaATCAATCTCATGAATGGAGAGGTGAGGGCCgagccatctatgagattgattaACCTGATAAATTTCTGTAGTCTGTCGCTTCGCCATCTATGAgtttgatcaacccaatatatttccatagacagtcagtaacaaaccttaTAAGTACTATAGTAATATTATGGGTGGGATAAAATTGCTGTAAGACAACTGGACACATGTACCTACCTAATGCTGTGCATCCACTGTTCATCAATGCCTTGCAATTTTCCTTTTCACATGGACAATACATGCATCTTGGGAGGTTTTCTGATCTATTATCTATCACATAATCATTGCCTGCAATCAAGGGAGAGAACAGATGTTGTGCCATCACAGCTGTCAATGTTGCTGTATCCCCTACTACTTTCATATCAGACAAAGCTTCTTGGTGATGCTTTTTATCTGttaaaaacaagaggcaaaTAAATCACATCAGTCAACCAACCAGACTTAATGTTCAGTTAATGATATCACCTATTTGAATATGTGGTGTTGCGTATAacttttaatttgataacaAGCTGATATATTAGATACCACTCATTTGAATAAACTGTGATATCACCTATTCAAATAGGTGATAACacctttttaatttgaaaaggtGATTTTAGATATCGTCTATTTGAACAGGCGATATCAccttttagatttaaaaaaaaagatacagacCCTTTTACaataactgcggtactgctctctTAATTGCAAGgcatattgataaattttggCGGAAATTCAGTTGGTAGATTATTAAATAACATTATATGAGAGATTAAACAACTGACGTTACGTATGTATTATTAGATATCTGAATCGATCGTCTGTGATATTATAACCTATTAATTTGAATGGGTGCATGATCTGCAGAACTtaactggcgtgcgaccagttttcgccaagtaccatttctcgccagtacattgtgacgtcatttttcgaaTATAGGCCTAATTTTATGTGTACTGCTGATGAAATAatgtcacaatgtactggcgagaaatggtactcggcaaG
This genomic window from Crassostrea angulata isolate pt1a10 chromosome 8, ASM2561291v2, whole genome shotgun sequence contains:
- the LOC128159845 gene encoding uncharacterized protein LOC128159845 codes for the protein MNSSEFEIAAKRRNCTKETRYLCAPDKYLSNLIEFCSDTSKSLFGEGNCIRLDGTGDLNHYSCVKSFTSGCPTTPYTDDEIYTYPTCLAINRNLNCFVAEKDCIEGLSPTTDIYVNSSETGNGELKEKAVRRNTNVILLIVIIVSLILTVGIPGIMIIFYKRRKKHEEDNSNHGLSTSHRKPDGIHTRTVSFSRELEGENEQLISVRAEADQTDGGKPTEELIKAGADTYPSNNTETPLTAACLKGQFNEVEKLIEMGANVNQKDSEKTPLTTACYLGQLDLVAKLIENGADTNKRDGNETPLTAACYMGHLSVVEKLIEHGANVNQRDKTGTPLESAYGRFECSSCVDKCKG
- the LOC128159844 gene encoding uncharacterized protein LOC128159844, producing MSVSRELKTFEGSVEEKLLRTALKDLEFYDFANLVIETCNVLKPVPFVNADVVLQSMYLELSKEKAYSAETFEELDVGNTDVGYTIVAYDQLFNTEMVKELIDHGICAVPEECKPAVLAMLKFLRDKKHHQEALSDMKVVGDTATLTAVMAQHLFSPLIAGNDYVIDNRSENLPRCMYCPCEKENCKALMNSGCTALGSPETWHGYVDIILNQNVAASLLECPSKEETKHFEHDDYPDDCEEDDPSDFFDDDFTAEEVGPTRIKRICMENNDTEEGDTLSMTSQHKEDKSMKAMDQLIAQTITNAFTQVNKTPALSGWLIPTISCTLDHVTALFYDPKNDVLFQSVDRIPIWGFNGLHIPSIVQIWMFLNFTFFTFKDLADIYELNRSNFHSHAKNRLKDFRKMKCGNALNFIYDFDYHSDVLTKMRKKGKKAEKKQREH